A DNA window from Trichosurus vulpecula isolate mTriVul1 chromosome 2, mTriVul1.pri, whole genome shotgun sequence contains the following coding sequences:
- the LOC118838745 gene encoding hypoxanthine-guanine phosphoribosyltransferase, with amino-acid sequence MENISSSIVIEDDEPGYDLDLFCIPKHYAQDLEKILIPHGLILDRIERLARDVMKEMGGHHMVALCVLKGGYKFFTDLLDSIKVLNRNSDQSIPMTVDFIRLKSYCNDQSTGDIKVIGGDDLSTLTGKNVLIVEDIVDTGKTMQTLLSLIEQHNPKKVKVASLLVKRTPLSVGYRPDFVGFEIPDKFVVGYALDYNEYFRDLNHVCVISETGKEKYKA; translated from the coding sequence ATGGAGAACATCAGCTCTAGCATTGTGATTGAAGATGATGAACCAGGCTATGACTTGGACTTATTTTGCATCCCTAAACATTATGCTCAAGATCTGGAAAAAATATTGATTCCTCATGGACTAATCCTGGACAGGATAGAACGTTTAGCACGAGATGTGATGAAGGAGATGGGAGGCCATCACATGGTTGCCTTATGTGTCCTCAAAGGTGGCTATAAATTCTTTACTGATTTGCTGGATTCGATCAAGGTACTGAACAGGAATAGTGATCAATCAATTCCTATGACTGTAGATTTTATCAGACTGAAGAGCTACTGTAATGACCAGTCAACAGGGGACATAAAAGTCATTGGGGGAGATGATCTCTCAACTTTAACTGGAAAGAATGTCCTGATTGTTGAAGATATAGTTGACACAGGGAAAACAATGCAGACTTTGCTTTCCCTGATCGAGCAGCATAATCCAAAGAAGGTGAAAGTAGCCAGCCTGCTGGTGAAAAGGACCCCACTAAGTGTGGGATACAGACCTGACTTTGTTGGATTTGAAATTCCAGACAAATTTGTTGTTGGCTATGCCCTGGACTACAACGAATACTTCAGAGACTTAAACCATGTCTGTGTCATTAGCGAGACTGGCAAAGAAAAGTACAAAGCGTGA